The following coding sequences are from one Lycium ferocissimum isolate CSIRO_LF1 chromosome 3, AGI_CSIRO_Lferr_CH_V1, whole genome shotgun sequence window:
- the LOC132050876 gene encoding transcription factor MYB27-like isoform X1: MYIKFKKSIADPMVALRLKRMNLSKMMLVFHYKLIYSTYFCQVRYSAYSFLFFIHIQLANLTSYIRRVTLLGCGNHKYSLTASKLNMQEEELRRGQWLEEEDERLAMIIAILGERRWDALAKASGLRRSGKSCRLRWLNYLRPNLKHGHITRDEERLIIRLQKQLGNKWSNIAKQLPGRTDNEIKNYWRSHLRKKAPIYEQECSGNNTSTSEQKSSSVPSSNSGDSFSEKGDCSSADSLAYSSNEVKLLDWIPSWSYEQSRMEHHMYFCSSYHCSCYSPWTSEDNSTTWDHS; the protein is encoded by the exons atgtatataaaattcaaaaaatccaTTGCTGACCCAATGGTAGCCTTAAGACTTAAGAGGATGAATTTATCTAAGATGATGCTGGTATTCCATTATAAACTGATTTATTCCACTTATTTTTGCCAGGTAAGATATTCTGCttactcttttctcttttttatccATATACAATTAGCCAACTTGACATCTTATATAAGAAGGGTGACTCTCTTAGGTTGTGGCAACCATAAATATTCACTAACGGCTTCTAAATTAAACATGCAAGAAGAGGAACTGCGAAGAGGGCAATGGCTCGAAGAGGAAGATGAAAGACTGGCTATGATTATAGCCATTTTAGGTGAACGTCGTTGGGATGCATTAGCAAAAGCTTCAG GGCTGAGGAGAAGTGGAAAAAGCTGCAGATTGCGATGGCTGAACTACCTCCGGCCAAATCTAAAGCACGGTCATATAACACGAGATGAAGAACGTTTGATAATTCGACTTCAGAAACAGTTGGgaaacaa GTGGTCGAACATTGCTAAACAATTGCCTGGAAGAACTGACAATGAAATCAAGAACTACTGGAGAAGTCATCTGAGAAAGAAAGCACCAATTTACGAACAAG AATGCTCTGGAAATAATACAAGTACCTCAGAACAAAAATCATCAAGTGTCCCTTCATCCAACAGTGGTGACTCTTTTTCTGAAAAAGGTGATTGTTCCTCTGCTGATTCTTTGGCATACTCTTCAAATGAAGTGAAATTATTGGATTGGATTCCAAGTTGGTCATATGAACAAAGCAGAATGGAGCATCATATGTACTTTTGCAGCTCATACCATTGTTCTTGTTATTCCCCATGGACCTCTGAAGACAATAGCACTACATGGGACCATAGTTAA
- the LOC132049492 gene encoding uncharacterized protein LOC132049492 isoform X1 — protein sequence MGGGTAALQKDVPWRAGGARPIPKIHYSPILRIPQNPHSDYALSIMKHPDPIGSGLGTEAIVEAAGPDCIVPGQNPPIKLLGLKVWPIEVDLKFMEPVGRELKSVGKFMDSAVDLMNKSFIDR from the exons ATGGGTGGAGGAACGGCAGCCCTACAGAAAGATGTGCCATGGAGAGCTGGTGGGGCAAGACCAATACCCAAAATTCATTATTCACCTATTCTTCGTATTCCTCAAAACCCTCACTCAGATTATGCTCTTTCCATCATGaag CATCCAGATCCAATTGGAAGCGGATTGGGGACGGAGGCTATAGTAGAAGCAGCAGGGCCTGATTGCATTGTTCCTGGACAGAATCCACCTATCAAACTTCTCGGGTTAAAG GTGTGGCCCATTGAAGTCGACTTGAAATTTATGGAACCTGTTGGGCGAGAACTAAAGTCAGTTGGGAAG TTCATGGATTCTGCAGTTGATCTTATGAACAAATCTTTCATTGATCGCTAA
- the LOC132050876 gene encoding transcription factor MYB27-like isoform X2, whose amino-acid sequence MQEEELRRGQWLEEEDERLAMIIAILGERRWDALAKASGLRRSGKSCRLRWLNYLRPNLKHGHITRDEERLIIRLQKQLGNKWSNIAKQLPGRTDNEIKNYWRSHLRKKAPIYEQECSGNNTSTSEQKSSSVPSSNSGDSFSEKGDCSSADSLAYSSNEVKLLDWIPSWSYEQSRMEHHMYFCSSYHCSCYSPWTSEDNSTTWDHS is encoded by the exons ATGCAAGAAGAGGAACTGCGAAGAGGGCAATGGCTCGAAGAGGAAGATGAAAGACTGGCTATGATTATAGCCATTTTAGGTGAACGTCGTTGGGATGCATTAGCAAAAGCTTCAG GGCTGAGGAGAAGTGGAAAAAGCTGCAGATTGCGATGGCTGAACTACCTCCGGCCAAATCTAAAGCACGGTCATATAACACGAGATGAAGAACGTTTGATAATTCGACTTCAGAAACAGTTGGgaaacaa GTGGTCGAACATTGCTAAACAATTGCCTGGAAGAACTGACAATGAAATCAAGAACTACTGGAGAAGTCATCTGAGAAAGAAAGCACCAATTTACGAACAAG AATGCTCTGGAAATAATACAAGTACCTCAGAACAAAAATCATCAAGTGTCCCTTCATCCAACAGTGGTGACTCTTTTTCTGAAAAAGGTGATTGTTCCTCTGCTGATTCTTTGGCATACTCTTCAAATGAAGTGAAATTATTGGATTGGATTCCAAGTTGGTCATATGAACAAAGCAGAATGGAGCATCATATGTACTTTTGCAGCTCATACCATTGTTCTTGTTATTCCCCATGGACCTCTGAAGACAATAGCACTACATGGGACCATAGTTAA
- the LOC132049493 gene encoding serine/threonine protein phosphatase 2A 57 kDa regulatory subunit B' beta isoform-like: MLNKIIKRGHKKVPKSSSSSEVSDFTHALGHAPPQGSRNSGNVSTSDVVVNHASRGNLVNNSIQTNPTVMTSSSSSVPSGNIENLPMFRDVPISERQVLFFKKVNICCFQFDFNDTMKMVREKEIKRQSLVELVDYVQSGAGKISENNQEEMVKMISLNIFRCLPPASHENTGSENVEHEEDEPCLEPSWPHLQLVYELLLRYVVSSDTDTKVAKRFIDHSFVLKLLDLFDSEDPREREYLKTILHRVYGKFMVHRPFIRKAINNIFYRFIYETERHSGIGELLEILGSIINGFALPMKEEHKLFLVRALIPLHKPKPVAMYHQQLSYCIVQFVEKDYKLADTVIRGLLKYWPVTNCQKEVLFLQELEEVLETTQAAEFQRCMVPLFRQIARCLNSPHFQVAERALFLWNNEHIVGLIAQNRNVILPIIFDALQKNIDNHWNPAIHGLTVNVRKLFMDMDADLFDECQGQYSEKAARATEQEEQRELRWQRLAAAATKGC, translated from the exons ATGTTgaataaaatcataaagagagGGCACAAAAAAGTGcctaaatcatcatcatcatcagagGTATCTGATTTCACTCACGCGCTTGGTCACGCGCCGCCGCAAGGAAGTAGAAATTCCGGCAATGTTTCAACATCCGATGTTGTCGTTAACCATGCTTCTAGGGGCAATTTGGTAAATAATTCGATCCAAACAAACCCTACAGTGAtgacgtcatcatcatcatcagtacctTCTGGAAACATCGAGAACCTTCCAATGTTTCGTGATGTTCCGATTTCGGAACGTCAAGTGTTGTTTTTTAAGAAAGTAAACATTTGTTGTTTTCAGTTTGATTTTAATGATACAATGAAAATGGTAAGAGAAAAAGAGATTAAAAGACAATCACTTGTTGAGCTTGTTGATTATGTTCAATCTGGTGCTGGTAAAATAAGTGAAAATAATCAAGAAGAAATGGTAAAAATGATATCTTTGAATATATTTCGATGTTTACCACCAGCGTCTCACGAGAATACGGGGTCAGAAAATGTGGAACATGAAGAAGACGAGCCTTGTCTCGAGCCATCGTGGCCTCATTTACAGCTCGTTTATGAATTGTTGTTAAGGTATGTTGTTTCGTCGGATACTGATACGAAAGTAGCTAAACGGTTTATTGATCATTCGTTCGTGTTGAAGTTATTGGATTTGTTTGATTCTGAGGACCCTAGAGAAAGAGAGTATTTGAAAACGATACTTCATAGGGTGTATGGGAAGTTTATGGTGCATAGACCGTTTATAAGGAAGGCGATTAATAACATCTTTTATAGGTTTATATATGAGACTGAGAGGCATAGTGGGATAGGTGAGTTATTGGAGATTTTAGGGAGTATTATAAATGGTTTCGCGTTACCTATGAAAGAGGAACATAAGTTGTTTCTTGTTCGGGCACTCATACCACTGCACAAGCCGAAACCGGTTGCAATGTATCATCAGCAGTTATCCTACTGTATTGTTCAGTTTGTTGAAAAGGATTACAAGTTGGCTGATACGGTTATAAGGGGTTTGTTGAAGTACTGGCCTGTTACTAATTGCCAAAAAGAAGTCCTTTTTCTTCAGGAGCTTGAAGAAGTGTTGGAGACTACACAGGCGGCAGAATTTCAGCGTTGCATGGTTCCTCTTTTTAGACAGATTGCTCGTTGCCTTAACAGCCCACACTTCCAG GTCGCAGAACGAGCCCTATTTCTATGGAACAATGAGCACATAGTGGGACTGATCGCCCAGAACCGCAATGTCATTCTGCCGATCATTTTTGATGCTCTGCAAAAGAACATAGATAATCATTGGAATCCAGCTATCCATGGGCTGACCGTAAATGTTCGCAAATTGTTCATGGACATGGATGCTGATTTGTTCGATGAGTGCCAAGGACAGTATTCTGAGAAAGCAGCTCGAGCCACTGAACAGGAAGAGCAGCGAGAATTAAGATGGCAGAGATTAGCAGCTGCTGCAACAAAAGGATGCTAA
- the LOC132050877 gene encoding uncharacterized protein LOC132050877, giving the protein MALQFDKARQERREQGCESVQQDKFESFLLEYEKVKREKGGGGGYVIVPPEKRSKEHLKQGECLTGVPITPYCNCSQHSCFTELFFTPPIGALHEYTADYVPIWLDYKRQIRQTHCFDVDVHPGSSFDAGISPYDFNKDAELLMELANRAIQEYNEKECNVFKYKVLKIQKVNLTVTSYYDYWMTVKVLNLTLGTPIETFQIHAGKHCRNDDAKVIYCCQPKEEAVVGLANCDFCFGKLRGEARQGGEEKALEVLF; this is encoded by the exons ATGGCCTTACAATTCGACAAGGCGAGGCAAGAAAGACGTGAACAAGGATGTGAGAGCGTGCAACAAGATAAGTTCGAATCCTTCCTCTTAGAATACGAGAAGGTGAAGCGAgaaaaaggaggaggaggaggataTGTGATTGTGCCACCCGAAAAGAGGTCCAAAGAACACCTTAAACAAGGAGAATGCCTCACGGGGGTGCCTATAACCCCCTATTGCAATTGTTCTCAACACTCATGCTTTACTGAGCTGTTTTTTACTCCTCCCATCGGTGCTCTCCACGAGTATACAGCTGATTATGTCCCAATTTGGCTCGATTACAAACGTCAGATTCGTCAAACCCAT TGTTTTGATGTTGATGTCCATCCCGGCTCGTCTTTTGATGCTGGAATATCACCATATGATTTCAATAAGGATGCTGAGTTACTGATGGAACTGGCTAATCGGGCTATCCAGGAATATAATGAGAAAGAGTGCAAT GTTTTCAAGTACAAGGTGTTGAAGATTCAGAAAGTGAATTTGACGGTGACATCATACTATGACTATTGGATGACTGTGAAAGTCTTAAATCTCACTCTTGGCACTCCTATCGAAACTTTTCAAATCCATGCTGGTAAACATTGCCGTAATGATGATGCTAAAGTTATCTATTGTTGCCAGCCTAAAGAAGAG GCTGTTGTTGGTTTGGCAAACTGTGATTTTTGTTTTGGTAAGTTGCGTGGAGAGGCCCGTCAGGGAGGAGAGGAGAAGGCGCTTGAAGTATTGTTTTAA